From Acidobacteriota bacterium, a single genomic window includes:
- a CDS encoding MBL fold metallo-hydrolase → MSTSAGRVTFLGSGTSHGVPMIGCRCPVCQSTDERDQRTRPSIYIQFDDGTSVLVDTTPDLRMQALRFGVERVDAILFTHCHADHVMGLDDVRRFNALQGGRPIPCYGDDHTLDNLRRIFSYAFEAADHGGGLPRIQFQPLAGPLSIGGHQIVPVPVWHGPRLILGYRVGGFAYLTDCNGIPDDSWPLLDHLDTLVIDAVRHRPHGTHFNVAGALGVIERLKPRRAYLTHICHDLPHAATNAQLPAGVELAYDGLVLEI, encoded by the coding sequence TTGAGCACCTCGGCTGGTCGCGTCACGTTCCTCGGCAGCGGCACGTCGCACGGCGTGCCCATGATCGGCTGCCGCTGCCCCGTCTGCCAGTCGACCGACGAGCGCGACCAGCGGACTCGGCCCTCCATCTACATTCAGTTCGACGACGGTACGAGCGTGCTGGTGGATACCACGCCGGATCTGCGAATGCAGGCGCTGCGCTTCGGCGTCGAGCGTGTCGACGCGATTCTCTTCACGCATTGCCACGCCGATCACGTCATGGGGCTCGATGACGTCAGGCGTTTCAACGCGCTCCAGGGCGGCCGGCCCATTCCCTGCTACGGCGATGACCACACGCTGGACAACCTGCGCCGGATCTTCTCCTACGCGTTCGAAGCGGCTGACCATGGTGGCGGATTGCCGCGGATCCAGTTTCAGCCGCTGGCCGGTCCGCTGTCGATCGGGGGACACCAGATCGTGCCGGTGCCGGTGTGGCACGGGCCACGGTTGATACTCGGATACCGGGTCGGCGGGTTCGCATATCTCACCGACTGCAACGGCATTCCCGACGATTCGTGGCCGCTGCTCGACCATCTCGATACGCTCGTGATCGATGCCGTCAGACACCGGCCGCACGGCACGCATTTCAATGTGGCCGGTGCGCTCGGCGTGATCGAACGGCTAAAACCCCGCCGTGCCTATCTCACCCACATCTGCCACGATCTTCCGCACGCGGCGACCAACGCGCAGCTTCCTGCGGGCGTCGAACTCGCATACGACGGCCTCGTGCTGGAGATCTAG
- the mazG gene encoding nucleoside triphosphate pyrophosphohydrolase, with amino-acid sequence MAPTTRAADAFDRLVEIVRYLRGPDGCPWDRAQTLQTLRPFVLEETYEVLEALDRDDRVALREELGDFIFEAVLLAQLCDEAGDFSIADSLESISNKLVRRHVHVFGPHDGTAERPPAGGTTMTPDEVIRLWENVKARETSDTGKPKTTLGGVPRTLPALLRAHEIATRAAAVGFDWERAADVLAKIEEEVAELRESVTSGLATDRARAEEEMGDLLFAIANLSRKLGIEPESALREANDKFTRRFAAMEASLREHGRPLAAYTLDEMEAAWGRVKLAERHAAPPASGADVDR; translated from the coding sequence ATGGCTCCAACGACACGCGCAGCCGACGCGTTTGACCGCCTGGTCGAGATTGTCCGTTACCTGCGCGGCCCGGACGGTTGTCCGTGGGATCGAGCGCAGACACTGCAGACGCTGCGGCCCTTTGTGCTCGAGGAAACCTACGAAGTGCTCGAGGCCCTGGACCGGGATGACCGCGTCGCGCTTCGCGAGGAACTCGGCGACTTTATCTTCGAAGCCGTGCTGCTCGCGCAACTGTGCGACGAGGCTGGCGATTTCTCGATCGCCGACTCGCTCGAGTCCATCTCGAACAAGCTCGTGCGTCGGCACGTTCACGTCTTCGGGCCACACGACGGCACAGCCGAGCGTCCTCCAGCGGGCGGCACCACCATGACGCCCGATGAGGTCATCCGGTTGTGGGAGAACGTCAAGGCACGCGAGACCAGCGACACGGGCAAACCCAAGACGACGCTGGGCGGCGTGCCCCGGACGTTACCGGCCTTGCTTCGGGCGCACGAGATCGCGACGCGTGCCGCGGCGGTTGGCTTCGACTGGGAACGCGCAGCGGACGTCTTGGCAAAAATCGAGGAGGAAGTCGCAGAACTGCGCGAGTCGGTTACCTCAGGTTTGGCCACCGACCGGGCACGGGCCGAAGAAGAGATGGGCGACTTGCTGTTTGCCATCGCGAACCTCTCGCGCAAACTCGGCATCGAACCGGAGTCGGCGCTGCGCGAAGCCAACGACAAGTTCACACGCCGATTCGCCGCGATGGAAGCGAGTCTCCGGGAGCACGGCAGACCGCTGGCCGCCTACACGCTTGACGAGATGGAGGCCGCCTGGGGCCGCGTCAAGCTGGCGGAGCGGCACGCGGCGCCGCCGGCGTCAGGTGCTGACGTCGACCGGTGA
- a CDS encoding DUF1844 domain-containing protein, whose translation MAEDLTVTFTGFMISLMTTAAVHFGDYPDPVTGEKKPLNLEGASQMIEILAMLEQKTRGNLTAQERSMIEQVLYDLRMRFVAAQQTLGATDVKPPDPS comes from the coding sequence GTGGCTGAAGACCTGACGGTGACATTTACCGGCTTTATGATCTCGCTCATGACGACGGCGGCTGTGCACTTTGGCGACTATCCCGACCCCGTGACGGGCGAGAAGAAGCCGCTGAATCTCGAAGGCGCGTCGCAGATGATCGAGATTCTCGCGATGCTCGAGCAGAAGACCCGGGGCAACCTGACCGCCCAGGAGCGATCGATGATCGAGCAGGTGCTCTACGACTTGCGGATGCGATTCGTCGCAGCGCAGCAGACCCTGGGCGCAACCGACGTCAAACCGCCCGACCCGTCTTGA
- a CDS encoding ComEC/Rec2 family competence protein, whose translation MLALLAGVAVGCAWRVPSHIVIDVVCLTWGLALTCLLVRSTVWFVGSTLVAFAVCGAALGMSAMWDVVHTPARAALMAAHGVAELPDEPSGIVEVTGRLTEDAAPSSSGGARLAMESIGFDIGGRPLVAGGGILLTVVGTVAPSMATTWRRGRVVRVPAQLRRPARYLDPGVPDFELMLARRGVTLVGSAKSGLLVEVIARGSVFDEACAELRARARDVFDRVIGRYGARSAAVTRAVILGDRTGLDEETEERLQRAGTYHVIAISGGNIAILAGLLFVAVRLVTRMHVVPEVVVSVCLIGYAFLVGGGASVARATVMAVVLLAAHAFDGRGHPLNALACAAGLSLAIEPLMIYDAGAWLTYGATLAIIVGTPLAFATLPPLPGWLRPIVALFVASLAAELALFPISAMVFSRVTTAGLALNFAAIPLMTVVQVGGMCVLGLAAVSALAANLAGYVTHVAAWGLVESARFVDLVPWLTTRLPPPEAVAMATYYLAWLVFFASRPGIATLQRGRAGARRSQEEALSGEGTEYYVGAVCGRGLTTTPFPLRARQVAIMAVVATGIWIVVAPNVRWGAAGRLRVTFIDVGQGDATLVEFPSGHAWMVDAGGATGPRFDIARRVIEPVVWTLGVRQLAHLVLTHGDADHIGGAPSIVRDLVPDEVWEGIPVPKHEPLTQLRDLTGIGGSVWRSVQRGDRVRIGGVDVIVWHPPPADWERQRVRNDDSIVIELRYGNVSIVLPGDVEAPSEKALARLLAPAPITIVQAPHHGSPSSSSLPLLQAMSPAVVVMSVGRNNRFGHPGRAVLERYRAIGAGVFRTDQDGAVTIDTDGKTADVTSFTGRRQHLTPAAPRAAPPA comes from the coding sequence GTGCTTGCCTTACTGGCTGGTGTCGCCGTCGGCTGCGCCTGGCGCGTGCCCTCGCACATCGTCATCGACGTCGTGTGCCTTACGTGGGGACTGGCCCTGACGTGCCTGCTGGTTCGCTCGACCGTGTGGTTCGTGGGAAGCACGTTGGTGGCATTTGCCGTGTGCGGCGCCGCGCTAGGGATGAGTGCGATGTGGGATGTGGTGCACACTCCGGCGCGAGCGGCGCTCATGGCGGCGCACGGGGTCGCCGAGCTGCCCGATGAACCAAGTGGAATTGTCGAGGTGACGGGTCGGTTGACGGAGGATGCGGCACCTTCATCCTCGGGCGGCGCTCGCCTCGCGATGGAGTCGATCGGGTTCGACATTGGCGGTCGGCCGTTGGTGGCGGGCGGGGGCATCCTGTTGACCGTGGTCGGCACGGTCGCCCCGTCGATGGCGACGACCTGGCGACGAGGTCGTGTGGTGCGGGTGCCGGCGCAACTCCGGCGTCCGGCGCGCTATCTCGACCCCGGAGTGCCGGACTTCGAGTTGATGCTGGCGCGGCGCGGGGTCACTCTGGTGGGATCCGCCAAGAGCGGCCTGCTCGTGGAGGTGATCGCGCGAGGCAGCGTGTTCGACGAGGCCTGCGCCGAGCTGCGGGCCAGGGCGCGGGACGTGTTCGATCGGGTGATTGGGCGGTACGGTGCGCGGTCGGCGGCCGTGACTCGCGCGGTGATCCTTGGGGATCGGACCGGTCTCGACGAGGAGACGGAAGAGCGGCTCCAGCGCGCGGGAACGTATCACGTGATTGCGATCTCGGGCGGGAACATCGCGATTCTGGCGGGTCTCCTCTTCGTCGCGGTCCGTCTCGTGACGCGGATGCACGTCGTTCCGGAAGTCGTGGTGTCCGTGTGCCTCATCGGCTACGCGTTTCTGGTTGGCGGCGGTGCATCCGTCGCTCGCGCGACGGTGATGGCCGTCGTACTCCTGGCTGCTCATGCCTTCGACGGCCGGGGCCATCCGCTGAACGCGCTCGCCTGTGCCGCGGGCCTGAGTCTGGCGATCGAGCCGCTGATGATTTACGACGCCGGCGCGTGGCTGACTTACGGGGCGACGCTCGCCATCATTGTGGGTACGCCACTGGCGTTCGCCACTCTGCCGCCACTGCCCGGGTGGCTGCGTCCGATAGTCGCACTGTTTGTGGCGTCGCTCGCCGCCGAACTCGCGCTGTTCCCGATCTCCGCGATGGTGTTTTCGCGCGTGACCACGGCTGGGCTGGCGTTAAACTTCGCGGCCATTCCGCTGATGACCGTCGTGCAGGTCGGCGGCATGTGCGTGTTGGGGCTGGCAGCGGTGTCGGCGCTGGCCGCCAATCTCGCCGGCTACGTTACCCATGTGGCCGCGTGGGGCCTGGTCGAGAGCGCCCGGTTCGTGGATCTGGTGCCGTGGCTGACGACCAGGCTCCCTCCGCCAGAGGCGGTCGCAATGGCGACCTACTACCTGGCGTGGCTCGTCTTCTTCGCGTCACGCCCTGGGATCGCCACGCTCCAGCGTGGCCGGGCTGGAGCCCGGCGTTCCCAGGAAGAGGCGCTCTCGGGAGAAGGCACCGAGTACTACGTCGGCGCGGTTTGCGGCAGGGGGCTGACTACGACCCCGTTTCCGCTTCGTGCTCGGCAAGTGGCCATCATGGCGGTGGTCGCCACGGGCATCTGGATCGTCGTGGCGCCAAACGTCCGGTGGGGCGCGGCCGGCCGCCTACGCGTGACGTTCATCGACGTCGGGCAGGGTGACGCCACTCTCGTTGAGTTTCCTTCCGGCCACGCGTGGATGGTGGACGCCGGAGGGGCAACCGGACCGCGATTCGACATCGCGCGGCGGGTGATCGAGCCGGTGGTCTGGACGCTTGGTGTGAGGCAGTTGGCGCACCTGGTTCTGACGCACGGCGACGCGGACCACATCGGCGGGGCACCGTCAATCGTGCGCGACCTTGTGCCCGATGAGGTGTGGGAAGGGATACCCGTTCCGAAGCACGAGCCGCTGACCCAACTGCGCGATCTCACCGGCATCGGCGGCTCTGTGTGGCGCAGTGTCCAGCGGGGCGATCGCGTCCGGATTGGAGGCGTCGACGTCATCGTCTGGCATCCCCCGCCCGCCGACTGGGAGCGGCAGCGGGTCCGGAATGACGACTCGATCGTCATTGAGTTGCGCTACGGGAATGTCTCGATTGTGCTGCCGGGCGACGTCGAAGCCCCCAGCGAGAAGGCCCTTGCGCGTCTGCTCGCGCCAGCACCCATCACCATCGTGCAGGCGCCGCATCACGGAAGCCCCTCGTCTAGTTCGCTGCCGCTGCTGCAGGCGATGTCGCCGGCCGTGGTGGTGATGAGCGTAGGGAGGAACAACAGGTTCGGGCACCCTGGTCGCGCCGTCCTGGAGAGGTATCGTGCGATAGGGGCCGGCGTTTTCCGGACCGATCAGGATGGCGCTGTGACGATCGACACGGACGGCAAGACTGCGGACGTGACGAGCTTCACCGGTCGACGTCAGCACCTGACGCCGGCGGCGCCGCGTGCCGCTCCGCCAGCTTGA